In Clostridium thermosuccinogenes, the genomic stretch GAACAAGCTGGATGAATTAAGCCTAAACTAATTTGTCGTGCCATCGACTTAAGGCTGTTAAATAAAGAGTAAGACATGTTTTTATGGTAAACTTTATGTTGACATTTATTTACTATAGTATAAAATAACATATATTAAATACTGTGAGGAAATTTGCTTGAAAATTGGAGGAATGGCTATTTTAAGGGTTATTTCAGGCAGTGCCAGAGGCCATAAGCTGAAAACTCCCGAAGGAGACTCAACCAGGCCTACTTCAGACCGAGTAAAGGAATCTTTGTTTAATATTTTGACACCTTATATTGCCGGCGCCCATGTTCTGGACCTGTTTGCCGGAACAGGGAATTTGGGCATAGAAGCTTTAAGCAGGGGAGCGGAACATGTTGTTTTCGTAGACAGAAGCCATGTATGCTTCAGGATTATAAATGAAAACCTTGAGCATACAAAGCTGAAGGATAAAGCTACTGTGATTGCCGGTGATGTGGCAGGCTCCATAAAAAAATTGCATGACCAATCCAAAAAGTTCGATATTATATTTATGGATCCTCCATACAACAAAAATCTGGTGGATGATACTATAAACATTTTGACTAAAAATGATATAATGAAAGCTGATGGCATAATAGTTGCAGAAATGGATATAGACGATAAGGTTTCGGAAAGGTACGGACCTTTTAAGCTCACGAGGAGCAGGAAATACGGAGATACCGTACTGGCATTTTACGTGAAAACCGACGATATTTGACACAAGGAAGGAAGATATTATTGAAGATATGTGTATATCCGGGGAGCTTTGACCCGGTGACAAACGGACATTTGGATATCATACACAGAGCGTCGAAAATATGTGATAAATTGATTGTGGCAGTTCTTGTAAATCATAGCAAAACGCCTGTATTTTCGCTGGAAGAACGTGTTGATCTTTTAAAATGCGCTCTGAAAGACAGGCCTGATATAGAAGTGGATAGTTTTTCCGGCCTTTTGGTCAACTATATGAAAAAGAGGAATGCTACTGCCATTATAAAAGGCTTAAGGGCTATATCCGATTATGAGTACGAGCTTCAGATGGCGCTTACTAATAAGACACAGAACCCGGAAATTGAAACCCTTTTTATGATGGCAAGTGTTAATTATTCCTTTTTAAGTTCAAGCATTGTTCGTGAGCTGGCAAAAAACGGCGGGGACATCGACGGACTGGTACCGGATTGCATAAAGGATGCGGTGCTCAGAAAATTTAGAACTTAGGATAAAACATCATCAATTACCTGAAGCAATTCTATTCCTGGGGGGAGAAAGATGGAGATACTGGCTATTTTAGAGACACTTGAGGATTTGATAGAAAAAAGCGTAAATGTTCCGGTATTAGGAAAATGCCTGGTTGACAAGGAAGAAGTTCTTGAAATCATCAAGGAGATAAGGCTTAAGCTGCCTGATGACATCAAACAGGCGAAATGGGTCAAGGAAGAGCGTCAAAGGATACTGCTGGAGGCACAAAAGGAAGCCAACAATATAGTCAAGGAAGCGGAAAACAAGATAGCAGCTTTGGTTGATGAGCACGAAATAACAAAAAGGGCTTATGAACAGGCCAATGAAATTATTGCCAATGCCCAGAAGAATGCCAGAGATATACGTTTGGGAACCAGAGAATATGCCGACAGCATCCTGAATAAGGTGGAAGAAATTTTAAGAGATACTATAGATGTTATAAAGAGCGACAGAGAAGAGCTGAAATAGCCTATCGAAGTTTTGGCACATAAAACGGCTGATTTATAAGCCGGAGTATCCGGTTTTTCTATTTCTCCGCTTTTCTTTTTTGCGGGCAGCTATAAAAGATATCAGAAAAAGGACTGCCATCAAGAAGACCGACAAAACCAGGTACCTTACGGAGTTAAAGAAATTTCCCTGAAGCCGGACCAGAGCATCAGGATGCTCTGCTATAAATGCCGGATGAGTTTCAAGAAGATCCGGCCAGACTATATTTAATAATATGTTGGAATAAACTCCTGCAAATACGCCTTGAAGGAATTTTCCCAACAGATATGGCTTTATGCTGATGTCGGTGCCGCCAACCATGCTGATAACCTGGGAGTGAACCGACAATCCTGCCCATCCCATTATGAAGCTGGCGGCTGTCAGACGGTGGATTAATGGAGAATACTCCGCATTAGCAGCCATGTTTACCCCTGTGGTTATTTCAAAGAATCCGCTTATTATTGAAGCCGATATTTCCTGGTTTATTCCCAAAGGCCGAAGAATGGCGGATACAGCATCCGATAGACTTTTTATAAATCCGGTCTCCAGCAGCAGATTGATGATAACTGAGAAAAATATTATAAAACCGCCGATAGCCAGCAGTAAATTTACCGAGTTTCGCACGGCATCTCCGAATAGCTTGCCCGGATTAAGGGCGGCATGGGAAGGTGCCAGCTCATTTTTCAGTCTTTTCAACAAATTACCTTTAAAATTGTATCCGGAACTTTCTTTTTTTCTGCCGTAAAATCTGAAAATGATTCCCACCGTAGTGGAGGCAAGTACATGGCATCCCAGTAAAAACAAACCTAATCGGGGCATTTTAAACATACCTACGGAAACAGCCCCAATTATAAAAAGAGGTCCGGAATTATTGGTAAAGGTAAGAAGCCTTTCTGCCTCAACTTTGGT encodes the following:
- the rsmD gene encoding 16S rRNA (guanine(966)-N(2))-methyltransferase RsmD, giving the protein MKIGGMAILRVISGSARGHKLKTPEGDSTRPTSDRVKESLFNILTPYIAGAHVLDLFAGTGNLGIEALSRGAEHVVFVDRSHVCFRIINENLEHTKLKDKATVIAGDVAGSIKKLHDQSKKFDIIFMDPPYNKNLVDDTINILTKNDIMKADGIIVAEMDIDDKVSERYGPFKLTRSRKYGDTVLAFYVKTDDI
- the coaD gene encoding pantetheine-phosphate adenylyltransferase; translated protein: MKICVYPGSFDPVTNGHLDIIHRASKICDKLIVAVLVNHSKTPVFSLEERVDLLKCALKDRPDIEVDSFSGLLVNYMKKRNATAIIKGLRAISDYEYELQMALTNKTQNPEIETLFMMASVNYSFLSSSIVRELAKNGGDIDGLVPDCIKDAVLRKFRT
- a CDS encoding ATPase, which gives rise to MEILAILETLEDLIEKSVNVPVLGKCLVDKEEVLEIIKEIRLKLPDDIKQAKWVKEERQRILLEAQKEANNIVKEAENKIAALVDEHEITKRAYEQANEIIANAQKNARDIRLGTREYADSILNKVEEILRDTIDVIKSDREELK
- the ylbJ gene encoding sporulation integral membrane protein YlbJ, encoding MSWYFYIIIALIIISLAFSCRSFKVIYLKNLVLPSLCVLFIICLVIFSKTAVASAYKGIKLWIEIVFPSLFPFFVASELLNKTGLVKAVGILLEPVMRPLFNVPGCGSFAFAMGITSGYPVGAKITSEMRKEGLLTKVEAERLLTFTNNSGPLFIIGAVSVGMFKMPRLGLFLLGCHVLASTTVGIIFRFYGRKKESSGYNFKGNLLKRLKNELAPSHAALNPGKLFGDAVRNSVNLLLAIGGFIIFFSVIINLLLETGFIKSLSDAVSAILRPLGINQEISASIISGFFEITTGVNMAANAEYSPLIHRLTAASFIMGWAGLSVHSQVISMVGGTDISIKPYLLGKFLQGVFAGVYSNILLNIVWPDLLETHPAFIAEHPDALVRLQGNFFNSVRYLVLSVFLMAVLFLISFIAARKKEKRRNRKTGYSGL